ATACAGGACTACAAGAAATGAGAATGTGCTTTCATTTTTCTATTAGCAAAGAAAACGTGGATATTCATAAATCTATCtatacatcaaatgtaaaatgCTTGCCTTGTAGTAAGTTGTACAGATCGAGAAACTGTTTAGTCACATGTAACACAAAATGTTGTGACATCAAAATAGGCAAGCGTTGAAGAATTACCAGTGGTTCCTTTCATGTCAAATGACTCTCACCTTAAATCTCTGTGGCAATGACCTCAGCAACTTGACCCTGATGGAAAGACCAATCAACGTAGCCATACTACAATGTGGTATTGTTGGTGTGAAGTTCACTTTCACTTCACTTTCTTCATCATCTACCTGGGTTGTcaaatgtaaacacaaataagTACTTGAGGTTTCACACACAGTTGGGTTATACTATAGTTAAATTGAATTTTCTGCGACAATAAAATCAGCATTTACCTCTACATGTGTCTGTTCCACCACATTGAGATCTTCCAACGTCAAAGGATGCTCCGGATCATTGATATTACGGATAAGATGTACTGATGGTCAAGGAAACTTGCATTTCGTAGGCCATGATACAAATTTTGCAATTGCTTACCCTATCAGTCTCATTTCAAACTTGTGCAAATAAAACTGTTGATTTTCAAACTGAACACAATTAAGTTTTCAGAGATCCATTATCAGAACTCAAACAAACACTGACTGCAGAGAATGGAAGTACAACTTCCATgctgcagagagagagagagagtgtgtaaGTTGGGATATAAGTGACTCACTTCTGAAAATGTCCACTCTCTGGAGAGAAGGttagggacattgtcagaatcgagtcccaacTTACTCCATCTGCAAGGAGGACtaaggctggagtcagaatttatggtggtggggggggggggggcaaattattttggtcaaaataaattttgcagccccccccccccctttcgtgctctcaaaaaatgtcatggCACCCCcaaaatgaacccaagaatatTTTTGTagcccaacccccccccccttcccagctacacattttaatgtgtaatgatacagtacccccccccccccctcccttccaCAGAGTTGTATAGtgcactacattaaactaacagtggaaatcaacttcggcatccatacataacaatgagagatttctttacaaataatATGTGGGCTTTGTGAAAAAGGTCACACAGTGGGCTGTACTttgagatacttagtcagcagggttttatctttcagttttgattctgggcagaaaaaAACatcccccatgatagctagtggggagggtgtgggaggggATTTTCCTCTCCCACAGtaaacactttttaaaaaataaggacatgtaggaggccatttaatggcataaaatttcaaaccatacacattatcaaaAACCATAgaataccccaattttactcaAGTCAAATtaatacattactatacaactGTATGGTTATATTACCTACACTCTAACTTTTCAGAGATATATTGGCAGACACAAATTTTTTTGGCTactgactgcctcataattaaatgtatggtaggtaaatgacgtgtacaattttgcaaagtacaaggtaaacgactgctcctggggtttgaatgttcaaaaaaaatctccagagaaagaaagagagacagacagacagacagacagacagacagactgagactAGAGAGATACATAccgccacacacacacacacacacacacacacacacacacacagacagacagaacgacacagaaagagacagacagactgagactagagaaagagagatacatacatacagacagacagacaaacaaacagacagaggaagacatacacaaatacatttgcattgctgtcacccaactcattACTGAATATAGGTTTTAGAAGGTACATTGTGGCAAAGCcgcaagaattttttttaatttactcggtaaacgaccacCCCCAacgtttaatttggttcaaatcgtGAGCACAATATTTTGGGCCctcctttcagaccatcagaattttcatgcccccccccccccttgaaccCTCGTTTTTTTcatgcaacccccccccccaatttctccccaggaacccccccccccccttccgtAAATAGACCTCTAATACGTCCACGATCTCACCAATGCATCTATGAATGGACActgatcattttatttttacatctATAGAGGAGACTTATTTTCAGCAATGTGAATTTTGAACATGTTTATGAAGACAGTCAAATGCCGGTGATGGTGTCACTCACAAAACTAGTGCGGATCTCATCTTACTCGCTCTGCAAACACGAGACCATCTCACTATTTACTGTTTATTAATAGTATCTCACCAATAcagaaatgtgaattttgaacACTGTCATATTCCACTGCAATGTGAATTGCAACTATTTATAAAACACTCGTGTATATCCACGGCATAACATGTAGTATTAGCAGCCCTCGCTGTTTGCCACGCGAGTTGAGGCTACTTACACACTGTGTGTACAGACATGAAGTTCTAGTGAATAGACGTGGGACTtgcatacataaacatattagCATAAAACTCACGTTGAGTCCGTTGCTCACGCTTCGCGCTAGTTATTTATCGCTTCACTCGCAGGAAAGACATGTACATGCCGAGAATATTTACacaatattaatttttcatCAATAAAGGATATCAAACACCTCTCTTGAATCTATCCTGTCGAAAACTTCGTCATCTTCTTCTCCAAAAGTAACTTCTCTCTCAAGTGCTCGTTGATGGATTGTTGGGTTCACGTTTTCAAGCCTTTCTTTTCCCGACATTTTTAATATATTACCCATAATTCCCGTGAGAATATCACGTTCTTCCGGTATTTTATATCTTTAAAATTCGGGAAATTTTCATTAAGTCATCCATTGAACACTGTCTTTCGTTAAATTAGCCACCATTTTGTCATATCATACTAAAAACAAGGGGAAATCGTAAAATATACCTATGAAAATCATTGTTTGACCTTCTTGTAACCTTTTCACTTTGACCTCACGTGTAGCGACAGCctttatgtaaatgattttgtTTACTGCATACAGCATTACTGAGCGCACACTCGAGCCTTCACGTTGTTTAAAGCACGTGAAATCTCACGTTGAGAATCCACGACGGGTCTGGACAACAACAAACCTACTTCTGAATAATATACTTACAACCGGTTGTTTTGACGATGAGTGAATCAGTGAATACTGAACTATCGAACAGACAAGACACACCGACCCTTCCCGTTGTGTGGTACGAATTTGTACTGAACGCGAATCTGCTGGAGGAGCACCTGTCCCAAGAAAAACCGGGTAATGTAACAATGTACAGTTATATTCGACATTATAACTGTTAGCTACTATGCATGTAATCATGTAATGAATCATGTTATCCTAAATTGTTAGGAATCCATAAAATAAGGCTATGGGTAGTGAAATTGAAATCATTGCGATGATTGATAAAGATGATAACGAAGAAGGGTTGGAACATTATTGACGCTTATACAAGTTCAGTAAAATCGTCATAAATTATGGACGTGGTCTAGTTTATTTCATGGGTTAAATGCATTGAAGGGGGAAATAGGACATACTATAATCCACATGTAACTTATTGCCAAAACTGACGTCAGTTGATGCGAAATGCATGAAGCAATTACAATCTTGATGGGTAAAAGTCTTCGTTTAAAGTTTGACTCTGAGGAAACCATGTATCACTGTCAGCTAGCACAGTCTTGACAGCTAGTCATCACAGATAAGATCTGTTCCTTGTATGTGTGGATACCCAGGATTGGAGATACTGTTCATTTTACAATTCTTTAGTTCAATCTTTTGGACAGCGTGGTTTTGTAATTT
This portion of the Glandiceps talaboti chromosome 7, keGlaTala1.1, whole genome shotgun sequence genome encodes:
- the LOC144437629 gene encoding cytosolic iron-sulfur assembly component 2B-like; translated protein: MSGKERLENVNPTIHQRALEREVTFGEEDDEVFDRIDSREVFDLIRNINDPEHPLTLEDLNVVEQTHVEVDDEESEVKVNFTPTIPHCSMATLIGLSIRVKLLRSLPQRFKVDVIITPGSHASEAAVNKQLSDKERVAAALENNSLLQVVNQCLTRR